One genomic window of Haliotis asinina isolate JCU_RB_2024 chromosome 4, JCU_Hal_asi_v2, whole genome shotgun sequence includes the following:
- the LOC137281687 gene encoding dnaJ homolog subfamily C member 17-like, protein MALDLNKTDLYRLLGVGEDATEKELVKAYRKTALKCHPDKNPDNPDAANEFQRLSKALEILCDVAARAAYDKTRKAKKAAEERHKVLDSKRKKFKEDLEARERASQDQKADDFRAQKNLEAEIERLRKQGSSLLEQEQEYLKEQLRKDREEALENIQNTKANKGEEISTVSPKLKVTWSAEKRDDRNGGYSHGMLRAMFGKYGEVSALVISGTKNGRAIVEYKSPRAADMAFKNERGLQENPLTLKWLSGKPETPTYETVNLSHDYANAQMPSFSTESDSVSFTTVPEKPKQTSFIPQTSYERDFESLVLMKMRQAEERKRLIEQMQREDEES, encoded by the coding sequence ATGGCGCTTGATTTGAACAAAACAGATCTGTATCGTTTGCTCGGAGTTGGAGAAGATGCCACCGAAAAAGAATTGGTGAAGGCCTACAGAAAAACAGCCTTGAAATGCCATCCTGATAAAAATCCGGACAATCCAGATGCGGCCAATGAGTTTCAGAGACTTTCTAAAGCTCTGGAGATCCtctgtgatgttgctgcaaGAGCTGCTTATGATAAGACGAGAAAGGCCAAGAAAGCGGCCGAGGAACGCCACAAAGTACTTGACAGCAAGAGAAAAAAGTTCAAAGAAGATTTGGAAGCAAGAGAACGAGCGTCTCAAGACCAGAAAGCAGACGATTTCCGGGCTCAGAAAAATTTAGAAGCAGAAATTGAAAGATTAAGAAAACAGGGCTCTTCACTTCTTGAACAAGAGCAGGAGTATTTAAAGGAACAGTTAAGAAAAGATAGAGAAGAAGCCTTGGAAAATATTCAGAACACAAAAGCGAATAAAGGGGAAGAAATTTCAACTGTTTCACCCAAACTGAAGGTCACGTGGTCAGCAGAGAAGCGTGATGACAGAAATGGTGGATATTCACATGGAATGCTACGTGCTATGTTTGGAAAATATGGAGAAGTGAGTGCTCTTGTTATTTCAGGAACCAAGAATGGACGTGCCATAGTTGAGTATAAATCTCCAAGAGCGGCAGATATGGCTTTTAAGAATGAAAGAGGTTTACAAGAGAATCCTTTGACTTTGAAATGGTTATCTGGAAAACCTGAAACGCCAACTTATGAGACTGTGAATCTGTCACATGATTATGCAAATGCTCAAAtgccttcattttccacagaaaGTGATAGTGTTTCTTTCACCACAGTTCCAGAAAAGCCCAAGCAAACAAGTTTTATACCCCAAACGAGCTATGAGAGAGATTTTGAAAGCTTAGTTTTAATGAAGATGCGGCAAGCAGAGGAGAGGAAGAGACTTATTGAACAGATgcaaagagaagatgaagaatcATGA